From the genome of Natrinema marinum:
GCATCAATCGCCGATCGCACGGACGCGCCGTCCGATCGGCCACGGGAAACCATCGACGTTCGCTCGCTCGGACCACCGGAGCCGCTCACGGAGACCCTCGAGACCCTCGTGGAACTCCCCGCGGAGACGGTCCTGATCCAGCGAAACGACCGCGTGCCCCAGTTTCTGTTTCCGAAACTGGACGACCGCG
Proteins encoded in this window:
- a CDS encoding DUF2249 domain-containing protein; the encoded protein is MSTLASIADRTDAPSDRPRETIDVRSLGPPEPLTETLETLVELPAETVLIQRNDRVPQFLFPKLDDRGYTYETVERDDDVVTVIWRE